The Thioclava sp. GXIMD2076 region GCCCCGCGCCGCTCGATCCGCCAATGGCCCGCGCTATCGCGGGCCTCGACAGACCCTCCGGCAGCCGAGAAACTGGACCCGTAGCTCTGCAGATACTCCGACAGGCGGATCATGAAATCGGACGGACAGGAGAAGGATACGGAGGCCGCAGCGGCAAAGGTTTGAGCGACAGACATGGAGCCTCGGGCGTGAGAGGGACGTGCCCTTTATTACCTGATAGTTTTGGTCGGGATCAAGCCCCGTCCCACCGCCTGTCCACCAATGCACCGCAACCTTCTGGCCTCTAAAGGATTTCGCCCCCGTCAATGACCAGCGCGAGCCCCGTCACAAAGCCCGATTTGGGCGAGGCAAGATAGAGTATGCCAGCTGCGATCTCATCGACCGAGGCCCAGCGACCCATCGGAATCGTCTCCGATACATAGGATTCGAGACCAGCCCGACCGCCCATCTGTTTCTCGAAACCGGCATTGAAGGGCGTATCGACAAACCCCGGACAGAGCGCATTAAAGCGGATATTGTCGCGCGCGTAATCGGCGGCCATCTGCTTGACCATCGCCACAGCCGCGTGTTTGGTCGTGGCATAGGAGATCATCTCGCGGTCGAACTGGCAGCCCGAATTGGAGGCTGTGATGATCACCGAGCCGCCACCGCGCGCGCGCATCGGCGCCACCACCTCGCGCGAGATCACGAAATGCGCGCGCACATTCAGCGCCCATGCCGCATCCATCTGATCGGGGGTGACCTGTTCGAGCTTACCGGGGATCTGGATGCCTGCATGGCTGTGCAGGATATCGATACCCTTGCGCGCCACCACATCGGCCACCAGCGCCTTGATGCCCGCGTCATCGCGCATATCCAGCGCATGGGCCTCGCCCTGCCCGCCTGCGATCCTGATCTGGGCGAGCGTTTCATCGGCCAGATCGTGGCGCAGATCGGTCACCACCACATAGGCGCCCGCTTCGGCCAATGCGATGGCGCTCGCGCGTCCGATACCGGAGCCTGCGCCGGTGACGAAGGCTGTACGATTGTCCAACATTTGGAACTCCTTTGGGGATTAGCCCTTCGCACCACCTCGGCGCAGCAACAGTTGCGCGCCGATGAGAATGGTCAATGAGGCCAGCATGACCATCGTGCCGATGGCATTGATTTCGGGGGTAACGCCGCGGCGGATCGAGGAGAAGACATAGATAGGAAGCGTCGTCTCGGAGCCTGCGACAAAGAAGGCGATGATGAAATCATCGAAGGAGAAAGTGAAGGCCAGCAGGAAACCCGCCAGAATGGCCGGAGCGATGATCGGCAGCGTCACCTGAAAGAAGGTCCGCACGGGCGGGGTGCCAAGATCGGCGGCGGCCTCCAGCAGGGCGCGGTCGAAGCTTTCCAGACGCGCCCGCACGATCAGGATCACCAGCGACATCGTAAAGAGGCCATGCGCCGCAATCAGCGAGCCCGAACCAAGCGACAGCCGCCAGCCGGTGAGCGCCTCGAGCCACGGGTTCACCAGATCAAAGACCGAGACCAGTGCAATCAGCGTGGCGATCCCGATCACGATGCCGGGGATCATTACGGCCACCTGCACCAGCAGATCGAAAATGGCGCGCATCCGCCCCTTCATCTGCACCAGCGCCAGTGAGGCCAGTGTGCCGACAACCGCCGCCAGAAGTGCCGAGAAGAAGGCGATTTTGACCGAGGTCCAGAGCGCCTCCATCACGAAGGGATTATGCACCGCCTTGGCATACCATTTGGTCGAGAACCCCTGCATCGCAGTGGCCGAGCGCCCCGCGCTAAAAGAGAACAGCGCGATGATACCGATCGGCAGATAGAGGAAGATATAGACGGCAAGCGCATAGAGACGCATCACAAAACCCTCACATCAGACCGGCATCGGACGCGCCGCCAAAGCGCTTCAGGATGCGGGTATAAAGACCGACGACCACCAGCATCAGCGCCACCAGCGCCACCGCCACAGCCGAGCCGAACGCCCAGTTGCGCGACTGAAGGAACAGATCGACCAGCGCATTACCGACAAAAAACACCTTGCCGCCGCCCAGAATGGCAGGGATCAGGAACTCGCCCATCAGCAGGATGAAGACCAGCATGGAACCCGTCAGGACACCGGGCATCGAAAGCGGCAGGGTGATCTGGCAGAAGGCGCGCCACGGCGGGGTGCCAAGGTCGGCGGCCGCCTCAAGCAGACGCTTGTCGAGTTTCTCAAGCGCCACATAGATCGGGAAGACCATCAGCGGCAGATAGCCATAGACGATCCCCACCAGCACCGCGAAAGGCGTGTTGATCAGCCGCAGCCCCTCGATGCCGAAGACTTCCAGAAGTTGCGGGATGCCCTTGCCGCCTAGCAGGAAGATCCACGCATAGGACCGGATGAGGATCGAGGTCCAGAAAGGCACGATCACCAGCACCAGAAGCAGCGTCTTCCATTTGGCACTGACCTTGACGGCCAGAAAATAGGCCAGCGGATAGGCGATGATCAGCGAGGCGATCGTGCCGATGGGGGCCAGCGTCAGCGTGTTGCGGAAGGCCGCGAAACGCGCGGGCAGGTTGGCGTATTGCTCGAGACTGAAACCCGGCGCGTAGCCTCCCACGGCAGACCGGCTACCGAAGGAGAAAATCAGGACGACGATGAGGGGCAGCACCAGCATCGCGCCATACCAGAGCCCCGCAGGCGTCAGCAGAAGCGCCTTGGCGCGTTTGGAAGATGTGCTCATCACCGTCGCCATCCGATCAGGCCGATTTGAAGCGGGCCATCAGCTCCGCACGGTTCGGGTCGGTCAGCGTGGCTGCCGCACCGAATTCTAGCGCTGAAAGCTTCTCAGCCGCCGGATAAAGGATCGGGTCGTTCAACAGTTCCTCGGGCAGCAGTGCGTTCACGCGCTCGTCCGCCACCGGATAGCCATGCGCCAGCGCCTCGCGCTTGTCGACCTCGGGGTCGAGCAGGAAGTTGATCAGCGCATAGGCGGCCTCGCGATGGGGCGCATCCTTCGGGATGGCATAGAAATCGGACCAGATCTCACCGCCCTCTTTGCCAAGCTCGAAGCCGATCTCGGGCATGTCGGTGTTCATCTGCTTGCCGTCACCCGTCCAGCACATGGTCAGCCACGCATCGCCATTGCGCATCGCGGGCTGGTAATCGGACGCGATCGCATAGAGATGCGGCTTCACATCAATGAGCAGCTTCTCGGCATCGGCCAGCTCGGCGGGATCGACCGAATTGAAGCTATGGCCGAAATAGACCAGCGCATTGCCGATGGTGGTCAGCTGATAGTCATGAACCATCGCGCGGCCCGACCATTTGTCGCGGGCCCCATCGAAGAAGGTCTTCCAGCTATCGACCTTGCCGGTATGTTCGGAGTTGAAGGCAATCCCCGTGGTGCCCCAGTTCTTCGGCACGGCATAAAGCTTGCCATCGACCATCCCCGCATCCGAGAAGCGCTTCTCGAAAGCGGCTGCGTCGTAATTGGGGAGTTTCGTCAGGTCGAGCGGCTCGATCAGATCGGCGGCGACATAGGTCGAGATCGCGTAGTTCGTGGGCACGAACACATCCCAGCCCGAGCCACCGGCCTGCAGCTTGGCCAGCATTTCCTCATTCGAGCCGAAGACATTGACCTGCGTGTAAACGCCGGTCTTTTCCGCGAAAATGTCGAAGTTATCGGGGTCGTGATAGTTCGGCCAGGTGGCCAGCGCCACGCGGTCGCCCAGATCCTGTGCACGCGCGGCCCGCGGCAGGAGCGAGGGCATGGCGCCGCCCATCACCGCCATCGCCGTGCCAAGCCCCGTCACCCCCAGAAAATGGCGGCGTGAGACTGACCCCTTTTCAAAGCGGCGGAACTCTTCCATGAATTTCTTGCGCGAAATCGGTTGGTCATCTTGCGTCATATCTCTATTTCCCTGTTGTAATCGTTGAGGAATTTACGCCATCGGGCCAAGGACAAGCCCCGCCCCCTTGGCCCAGAGAAGACGGGCTGTCTCGCCCGTCCCCGCCCCGTGCATGGCTCTTGCGGCCTGTCGCGGAACATTCATCTGCAGCACGCCAAGCGCCTCGGTCTGCAGCAGATATTCGGTCATATCGCCCAGAAAGGTGCGATGGGTCACGCGGCCCGTAAGCACCGCATCACCGGGGCCGGGTTGGTCGTCGGGCCCCATCAGCATCAGCGCCTCGGGGCGGATCGCCACCTCGGGCGTCGCCTGCGTATCGCCTGCTCGGTCACGCAAAACCACCTGCGCCCCATTGGCCAGCACAGCCCGCGCCATGCCATCGGCCCGATCGGTAATCGTGGCCGGAAGGATATTAGCCTTACCAATAAAATCCGCGACATAACGGTTTGCGGGCCGGTCATAGAGATCCTCCGGCGTGCCGATCTGGGCAATGCGCCCCTGCCCCATCAGGCAGATCCGGTCCGACATCGCCATCGCCTCTTCCTGATCATGGGTCACCAGCACGAAGGTGATGCCCAGCTGGCGCTGGAGCGAGAGAAGTTCACTCTGCATCTCGCCGCGCAGCTTGGCATCCAGCGCCGCCATCGGCTCGTCCAGAAGCAGGATCTTGGGTTCATTCACAATGGCCCGCGCCAAGGCCACGCGCTGCTGCTGACCGCCCGACATCTCCCAGATCCGGCGCGGCCCGAACTCCTGCAGACGCACCGTGGCGAGCGCCTTATCGACCTTGGCGGCGATCTCCGCCTTGGCCATTTTCGGGCGGCGCTGACGCAACCCGTAGCCCACATTCTGCGCCACTGTCATATGCGGAAACAGCGCGTAATGCTGGAACACCATATTCACGGGGCGCTTATGGGCGGGGCGTGCGCCCACCGCCTGCCCGTCCAGCAGCACCTCACCGCTGGTAGGGCTCTCGAACCCCGCCAGCATCCGCAGCGCCGTGGTCTTGCCGCAGCCCGAGGGCCCGAGGAAAGACAGGAACTCGCCGCGTTTGATGCGCAGGTTGAGATTATTGGCGGCCCGCACCTCGCCAAACGCTTTGGTGGTATTCACGAACTCGGCGACGGCCTCGCTGGAGCGGACGGTTTCGGGCGTATCGACTTCGGCAATTTTCATGATCTGATCCAGCACCTAAACCCCACCAAGCGGTTATCTCGAATTTTGTTGTATTGGCGGGCTATGCCTCCAATATCAAAAACGCTACGAGAAACGATATTTGCAGTATATATCCCAAAGGGCATAGATAAGCATGAAATCCCTCCAAGAGACCGTAGTTAGCATCATGGCCGAGGCAGTGGACTGCATCGGCATGCCTCGCTTCCCCGAGGTTCTGCTCCGCTGCCTGCAGGCCGTCGTCCCCTTCGAGTTTTCTGTGGTTTTCGGCTATCATGACAGTCATAGACCATTGGATCTGTTTGACAATTTCCCATCCCGCAAGCGCAAGGTGATGGTGGATGACTATCAGGAAGGCCCCTATCTTCTGGACCCGTTATTCCGCGCGGCACAGGCACCCGCGAAGGTAGGGCTGGTGCGGCTGCGCGACATCGCCCCCGACCGGTTTTATCAGGGGGAATATTTCCGCAACTATTACATCCAGACCGGGCTTGCTGAAGAAATAGGCTTTATCGTGGATGTTGGTGAAAAAGTCACCGTCGTCATTTCGGCCATGCGCGAGACAAAGCCGTTCTCGGCCCGCGAGTTTCGCGATCTGGCGGCCCTCTATCCGTTTGTTCGCGCTTTGACGCAGCGCCATTGGGGCAATCTGATCTCGCGATTCTCCCATATGCCGGCACAAAGCGACCAGCATCTGCCGCAACTGATCGACAAGGCTTTCAAGGATTTCGGGCGCAACAACCTGACCGCGCGCGAGGCGGAGATCGTGGAATATATCCTCAAGGGGTTTTCTTCCGAGGCCACCGGTCGCGCGCTCGGCATCTCCACCGGCACGGTGCGCATCCACCGGCGCAATATCTATGCCAAGCTGGGCGTGTCCTCGCAGGGCGAGCTGTTCTCGGCCTTCATCACTTCGATGGGCTAGCGCCTTCAAACGCCTTCTCGAAACCACGCAGACGTTTATGGATCGACAATAGCTCGATGATAGTGGTCCATGAGCCCACCAGATACTGGAAGGACCCCGTCACCTGCCCGAAGGCCGTCAGGATCTGCTGCATCACGCCAAAGCTGATCTTGCCCGCCACGATGGTCGGGATCAGCATGATATTGGCGAAGACATTATCGGCCTGAATATAGAACCCACGGAAGACGTTGAAATAGGCGAAATGGAAGAAGTAGCGGAAGTAAGATGTCCGCAGGCTGCCATAGAGTTCGCGCACCGTCAGCGGATGGGCGCGCGAGGGATCGTCCTCGCCATAGACCAGTTCCTTGCGATAGGCGGCCTCGGTGCGCTGGTTGGCGAATGCCAGACCCGGCAGCCGGATCCCCGCCACCGCCAGCAGGAGGGTGCCGAACAGCGACCAGAAGATGGCGGCCACCAGCAGAGGCTCGGCGATCGGCCCTACCACCGGCAGGGTCGTCACAAAATGGCTCAGCCCCGCCAGCACCGGCAGAAAGGCGAAAAGGGTGATGACCGAATCCACCATCGACACACCCAGATCCTCCATGATCGAGGCGAAACGCGCGGTATCTTCCTGCACCCGCTGTGCCGCGCCCTCGATCTGGCGGGCATGGGGCCAATAGGACATGTAGTAATCATTCATCGCCGTGCGCCAGCGGAAGACGTAATGCGAGGTGAAGAACCGCGTCAGGATATAGACCACCATCCACACCAGCGCGATCTGGAACCAGATCCAGAGCATCTGGTAGAGATCGCCCGCTGTCACTCCCTGCCCGCCATCCAGCGCCTTCTGGATCGCGTCAAAAAACGGCCGCTGCCAGTTGTTCAGATCCACCGTGGCCTGCACCGAGAAGTAATCCGAGAAGATGATGAGCGCCGATCCGGGGATGGCCCACCATTGCCACGGATGGGGCGCAAGGATCATCCACGCCGCCGAGACCCCTGCCACCCAGAGCGCCGCATAAATGTAGAACCACAGGAAATCCGGCGTCAGGAAATAGCCCAGCCCGATCACGGGTGGTGTGTCTGCGGGCGGGTTGGGCAGGCCGATCACCGCCCCCCAGCCATCGGCCCCGAGATACCACAGCGCCACCGCCGCCAGAAGCGCGAGAAGAACGCTGGGGAAGAAAAGCCGTGGATTGGGGAAAAAGGATCTGAACATGCGCGGTCTCCGGTCTGGGCCGGAGCGGCCCGGCCCTTCCACCTAGACCGTGGATATCCCCGAGAAACAGCGCAAAACCGCGCTTTCACGGGCATTTGCTGCGCCGTTACAGAGCCGAAGGGCCCTGTCCCAGCCGTCCCAGCATGGCCCATTCGGCCTCCGATAGCGTGATCCCACGGGCCAGCGCCTCTGCCCGCGCCGCAAACCTGCGCTGCGAGGGAAGGCGCGCGCCCTGATCCTCGATGGCGGTCAGCAGGGTCTCGCCCTCGGCCAGCGGATCGCGCCCGGACCGCGCGGCAAAGCGCGCCGGATCGAAGGCCAGCACCAGCGCCCCGTGCCGTGGCAGAAGGTCACCGCCTCCCATGAAATCGAGCGCCTCGCGGGACATGAACTCGCCCAGCATCGCTCCCGCCATCAGTTCGATCATCGTGGCGATGGCCGAGCCCTTATGGCCGCCAAAGGGCAGCATCGCGCCCTCGAGCGCGGCCTGCGGATCAGTGGTCGGATTGCCTTGCGCATCGATCGCCCAGCCCTCGGGCAGGGGTTTGCCTGCACGGCGATGCAGCTCGATCTCGCCGCGAGCGGCAACGCTTGTGGCAAAATCCACCACATAGGGATGCGGCCCCCTGCGCGGCCAGCCAAAGGCAAAGGGGTTGGTGCCGAACAGGGGTTTGGTGCCCCCCGAAGGGGCCACAAACGCATAGCTCGGGCACATCGAGAGCGAGGCCAGCCCCTCTTCGGCCAGCGCCTCGACATCATGCCAGAGCGCCGAGAAATGCAGGCAATCGCGGATCACCAGCGCGGCCAGACCCAGCTCGCGGGTGCGCTGGACCAATGCCTCCTTGCCCGCCACGAAGGACGCAGGCGCATAGCCGCCACCCGCATCGACCTCGAGGATCGCACCGCTGGTATCATGCACCACAGGA contains the following coding sequences:
- a CDS encoding ABC transporter permease encodes the protein MRLYALAVYIFLYLPIGIIALFSFSAGRSATAMQGFSTKWYAKAVHNPFVMEALWTSVKIAFFSALLAAVVGTLASLALVQMKGRMRAIFDLLVQVAVMIPGIVIGIATLIALVSVFDLVNPWLEALTGWRLSLGSGSLIAAHGLFTMSLVILIVRARLESFDRALLEAAADLGTPPVRTFFQVTLPIIAPAILAGFLLAFTFSFDDFIIAFFVAGSETTLPIYVFSSIRRGVTPEINAIGTMVMLASLTILIGAQLLLRRGGAKG
- the sbmA gene encoding peptide antibiotic transporter SbmA — translated: MFRSFFPNPRLFFPSVLLALLAAVALWYLGADGWGAVIGLPNPPADTPPVIGLGYFLTPDFLWFYIYAALWVAGVSAAWMILAPHPWQWWAIPGSALIIFSDYFSVQATVDLNNWQRPFFDAIQKALDGGQGVTAGDLYQMLWIWFQIALVWMVVYILTRFFTSHYVFRWRTAMNDYYMSYWPHARQIEGAAQRVQEDTARFASIMEDLGVSMVDSVITLFAFLPVLAGLSHFVTTLPVVGPIAEPLLVAAIFWSLFGTLLLAVAGIRLPGLAFANQRTEAAYRKELVYGEDDPSRAHPLTVRELYGSLRTSYFRYFFHFAYFNVFRGFYIQADNVFANIMLIPTIVAGKISFGVMQQILTAFGQVTGSFQYLVGSWTTIIELLSIHKRLRGFEKAFEGASPSK
- a CDS encoding spermidine/putrescine ABC transporter substrate-binding protein; this encodes MTQDDQPISRKKFMEEFRRFEKGSVSRRHFLGVTGLGTAMAVMGGAMPSLLPRAARAQDLGDRVALATWPNYHDPDNFDIFAEKTGVYTQVNVFGSNEEMLAKLQAGGSGWDVFVPTNYAISTYVAADLIEPLDLTKLPNYDAAAFEKRFSDAGMVDGKLYAVPKNWGTTGIAFNSEHTGKVDSWKTFFDGARDKWSGRAMVHDYQLTTIGNALVYFGHSFNSVDPAELADAEKLLIDVKPHLYAIASDYQPAMRNGDAWLTMCWTGDGKQMNTDMPEIGFELGKEGGEIWSDFYAIPKDAPHREAAYALINFLLDPEVDKREALAHGYPVADERVNALLPEELLNDPILYPAAEKLSALEFGAAATLTDPNRAELMARFKSA
- a CDS encoding ABC transporter ATP-binding protein, translating into MKIAEVDTPETVRSSEAVAEFVNTTKAFGEVRAANNLNLRIKRGEFLSFLGPSGCGKTTALRMLAGFESPTSGEVLLDGQAVGARPAHKRPVNMVFQHYALFPHMTVAQNVGYGLRQRRPKMAKAEIAAKVDKALATVRLQEFGPRRIWEMSGGQQQRVALARAIVNEPKILLLDEPMAALDAKLRGEMQSELLSLQRQLGITFVLVTHDQEEAMAMSDRICLMGQGRIAQIGTPEDLYDRPANRYVADFIGKANILPATITDRADGMARAVLANGAQVVLRDRAGDTQATPEVAIRPEALMLMGPDDQPGPGDAVLTGRVTHRTFLGDMTEYLLQTEALGVLQMNVPRQAARAMHGAGTGETARLLWAKGAGLVLGPMA
- a CDS encoding LuxR C-terminal-related transcriptional regulator, with translation MKSLQETVVSIMAEAVDCIGMPRFPEVLLRCLQAVVPFEFSVVFGYHDSHRPLDLFDNFPSRKRKVMVDDYQEGPYLLDPLFRAAQAPAKVGLVRLRDIAPDRFYQGEYFRNYYIQTGLAEEIGFIVDVGEKVTVVISAMRETKPFSAREFRDLAALYPFVRALTQRHWGNLISRFSHMPAQSDQHLPQLIDKAFKDFGRNNLTAREAEIVEYILKGFSSEATGRALGISTGTVRIHRRNIYAKLGVSSQGELFSAFITSMG
- a CDS encoding SDR family oxidoreductase produces the protein MLDNRTAFVTGAGSGIGRASAIALAEAGAYVVVTDLRHDLADETLAQIRIAGGQGEAHALDMRDDAGIKALVADVVARKGIDILHSHAGIQIPGKLEQVTPDQMDAAWALNVRAHFVISREVVAPMRARGGGSVIITASNSGCQFDREMISYATTKHAAVAMVKQMAADYARDNIRFNALCPGFVDTPFNAGFEKQMGGRAGLESYVSETIPMGRWASVDEIAAGILYLASPKSGFVTGLALVIDGGEIL
- a CDS encoding Ldh family oxidoreductase; translation: MEPLTTLSVEALETRVTGILQTHGFSAPNAQAVAHVIVAGERDGCKSHGLYRLEGVLKVLKAGKASGVSTPVVHDTSGAILEVDAGGGYAPASFVAGKEALVQRTRELGLAALVIRDCLHFSALWHDVEALAEEGLASLSMCPSYAFVAPSGGTKPLFGTNPFAFGWPRRGPHPYVVDFATSVAARGEIELHRRAGKPLPEGWAIDAQGNPTTDPQAALEGAMLPFGGHKGSAIATMIELMAGAMLGEFMSREALDFMGGGDLLPRHGALVLAFDPARFAARSGRDPLAEGETLLTAIEDQGARLPSQRRFAARAEALARGITLSEAEWAMLGRLGQGPSAL
- a CDS encoding ABC transporter permease — encoded protein: MSTSSKRAKALLLTPAGLWYGAMLVLPLIVVLIFSFGSRSAVGGYAPGFSLEQYANLPARFAAFRNTLTLAPIGTIASLIIAYPLAYFLAVKVSAKWKTLLLVLVIVPFWTSILIRSYAWIFLLGGKGIPQLLEVFGIEGLRLINTPFAVLVGIVYGYLPLMVFPIYVALEKLDKRLLEAAADLGTPPWRAFCQITLPLSMPGVLTGSMLVFILLMGEFLIPAILGGGKVFFVGNALVDLFLQSRNWAFGSAVAVALVALMLVVVGLYTRILKRFGGASDAGLM